In the genome of Lathyrus oleraceus cultivar Zhongwan6 chromosome 4, CAAS_Psat_ZW6_1.0, whole genome shotgun sequence, the window GAAAGTCCTCAACTTCAAGTTGAGTTGAAACCTTGGAGACTATTCTTCGACGGTTCCACTCATAACGATGGAAGTGGAGTTGGGATCATGTTAATTTCTCCTGATGGaattccaacaaaactcaaatatAGAATTGAAGGTCCCCTTTGTTCTAACAATGAAGCAGAATATAAAGCCCTTATTACGGGACTTGAGgctttgttggaattgggggcaactagggtcgaaattaaaggagactcagaattagtaatcaagcaaccaacgaaggagtacaaatgtataaaagaaaatttgattatgTACTTCGTCATTGCAAATAGGTTGCTCAAAATTTTTGAATATATCGACATAAAACATGTCCCTAGAATAAAAAACCAAGAAGCTAATGACTTAGCACAAATAGCTTCAGGGTATAGAATTTCAAAAGGGAAGTTAGAGGAACTTGTCGAAGTAAGAGGAAAGGCAATGGCTGCCAGATTATCTCCGACAGATTTGGAAAGCACTCAGTTAGGGTATGCTAACAAAGAAGAGTTTGAAGTACTGGTTATTGATACCTTAATAGATACAGATTGGAGGAATCCAATTATTAATTATCTTAAGGACCCTTCGACAGACACAGAAAGAAAAACCAAGTACATGGCTTTATCTTACGTTTTGATGGGGAATGAATTATTCAAGAAAACCCCTGAAGGGGTCCTGTTGAAATGTTTAGGAGAAAACGAAGCTTACTTGGCATTATCTAGTATACATAGTGGAGCCTGTGGAGCACACCAGgcaggccataagatgaaatggttgcTTTTCAGATATGGAATGTATTGGCCCACCATGTTAAAAGATTGTATAGAGTTTGCTAAGGGTTGCCAAGAATGTCAAATACATGCAGGAATTCAACATGCTCCTACAAGTGAGCTTCATGCAATTATCAAGCCTTGACCTTTCAGAGGTTGGGCGTTAGATTtaattggggaaattcgaccCAATTCATCCAAAGGTCAAAGGTACATACTCGTAGGAAttgactatttcactaaatgggtcgaagcagtacctttagtaaatgtggatcaagaaaATATCATTGAATTCATTCAAAGGCTAATATTATATAGATTTAGAATCCCAGAAAGTATAACAACAAATCAAGGACCAAtttttactggtcgaaagatgcaagagtttgcaaaggaaatgggtttcaaattattaacatccacaccctattatgctcaagccaatgggcaagTCGAAGCAGCCAATAAAGTAATAATTGGTTTAATAAAAAAAGCATGTAGGGGAGAAGCCaaaaaattggcacaaaactTTAGATCAAGCACTTTGGGCTTGTCGAACCTCCTCTAAAGAAGCTACTAACACCACACCTTTCCAGCTTACATTTGGACATGATGCAGTATTACCTGTCGAAATCTACTTGCAATCAGTGAGAATCCAAAGATAAGGAGAAATTCCATCTGACTTATACTGGGAAATGATGATGAACGAGCTGGTGGATTTGGACGAAGAAAGGTTGCACGCGTTAGAAGTATTAAGAAGACAGAAGGAGAGGGTAGCAAGGGCATACAATAAGAGGGTCAAAGGTAAAACCTTCACTATGAATGATTTAGTTTGGAAAGTTATATTACCTATGGATCGAAAGAATAAAGCATTAGGAAAATGGTCTCCACATTGGGAAGGACCTTTTCGAATTTTAAAAGCCTTTTCAAATAATGCATACGAAATAGAAGAACTAACAGAGGATCGAAGAATCCTAAAAGTAAATGGGAAATACTTAAAGAAGTATAAACCATTTGTGCATGAAGTTAAAATCATAACAACATAGTAAGCAAAGAACTATCATGGCCAAAATGATGAAGATATTTAAACtccaaattttgccaaaatggcTTTCGTCTTAATCAAATTACAAATGAACAAGAGTCGAATAGAACAAATACAGGTGGAAATCAAAAAGGAATAGTGGCCCTCATTCGATCATACTTTTTCTTCGCCAAGCCAATCTTGTACTAAACAGCAGCTTGAACCCCTCTGAGGCGTGCAATATCTTCATTCATAGCAGTAGCCTTTTCGACGTGATCTACGCTCTGCTTCTCCAGATCATC includes:
- the LOC127136221 gene encoding uncharacterized protein LOC127136221, with product MMMNELVDLDEERLHALEVLRRQKERVARAYNKRVKGKTFTMNDLVWKVILPMDRKNKALGKWSPHWEGPFRILKAFSNNAYEIEELTEDRRILKVNGKYLKKYKPFVHEVKIITT